A window from Theobroma cacao cultivar B97-61/B2 chromosome 3, Criollo_cocoa_genome_V2, whole genome shotgun sequence encodes these proteins:
- the LOC18606813 gene encoding lysine-specific demethylase JMJ706 isoform X1, with protein sequence MVEGRVCLSKEAKNGLEFLKRKRLQRIKSETVSGTSGVTNLMARSGGDALRVSASCGMRLPGNAESISSSNGASSERDVFSKRKVNKFDTSDLEWTEKIPECPVYCPTKEEFEDPLVYLQQIAPEASKYGICKIISPLSATVPAGVVLMKENVGFKFTTRVQPLRLAEWDTDDRVTFFMSGRNYTFRDFEKMANKVFARRYCSAGCLPATYMEKEFWHEIACGKIESVEYACDVEGSAFSSSPSDPLGTSKWNLKKLSRLPKSILRLLETAIPGVTDPMLYIGMLFSIFAWHVEDHYLYSINYHHCGASKTWYGIPGHAALKFEKVVKEHVYTNDILSTDGEDGAFDVLLGKTTLFPPNILLEHDVPVYKAVQKPGEFVITFPRAYHAGFSHGFNCGEAVNFAIGDWFPLGAVASLRYAHLNRVPLLPHEELLCKEAMLLNTSLELEDLEYSAADLASHHSIKVSFVKLMRFLHRARWSVMKSRACSSISPNYYRTVVCTLCKRDCYVAFINCSCYSHPICLRHDIKSLGFPCGGYHGLFLRDDVAEMEAVAQKFEQEDVISKEIEQQAENGDDLYSYPLSNLFQTDVEDGYFPYCDISVVLNPEIAAISTTTGQPLEHIQPKMSHDTGNFRAELTDAFSSFAASTICSFVEQVGSSPKNQVQGLANLGNTNGKGLSEEVSRNTYESSASCLCREDRPGNHHGNVHEPESRSTVDQDSDGSDSEIFRVKRRSFLKIEKRNANDTMSSKNCEHQGLKRLKKLQHEGRCGQSTSSEGCRTDEPSRNINSTSDCKEAPENAVKERFGRGGALPISIKYKKLGNEETMSRQREHQRYDRFHHEFGKSTRETAPLEIGPKRLKVRGPTSLGSESRLD encoded by the exons ATG GTGGAAGGAAGGGTGTGTTTGTCTAAAGAGGCAAAAAATGGGCTAGAGTTTCTGAAGCGTAAAAGGCTTCAGCGCATAAAATCAGAAACTGTCTCTGGGACATCTGGTGTGACAAATCTGATGGCTAGAAGTGGAGGAGATGCTTTGAGAGTTTCAGCATCATGTGGAATGAGATTACCTGGGAATGCAGAATCTATTTCTAGTTCAAATGGTGCTTCAAGTGAGAGGGACGTCTTTTCAAAGCGGAAGGTCAATAAGTTTGACACTAGTGATCTAGAATGGACAGAGAAAATTCCAGAATGTCCTGTATACTGCCCTACAAAGGAAGAGTTTGAAGATCCTCTGGTTTATTTGCAGCAGATAGCTCCTGAAGCTTCAAAATATG GTATATGCAAGATCATTTCCCCTTTAAGTGCTACTGTTCCTGCTGGAGTTGTATTGATGAAGGAGAATGTTGGATTCAAGTTCACAACTAGAGTACAGCCTCTTCGTCTTGCTGAGTGGGATACCGATGACAGAGTGACCTTTTTCATGAGTGGAAG AAATTATACATTTCGTGATTTCGAGAAAATGGCGAACAAGGTGTTTGCTCGTAGATATTGTAGTGCTGGTTGTCTTCCTGCAACATACATGGAAAAAGAATTTTGGCATGAAATTGCTTGTGGGAAGATAGAAAGTGTTGAATATGCTTGTGATGTTGAGGGTAGtgccttttcttcttctcccagTGACCCGCTTGGAACTAGCAAATGGAATTTGAAG aAACTCTCACGGCTGCCCAAGTCCATTTTGCGTCTTCTTGAAACAGCAATTCCG GGAGTAACTGACCCCATGCTTTACATTGGAATGCTGTTTAGTATCTTTGCTTGGCACGTGGAAGATCATTATTTGTATAG CATTAATTATCATCACTGTGGGGCTTCAAAAACTTGGTATGGCATACCTGGTCATGCTGCTTTAAAATTTGAGAAGGTTGTCAAGGAACATGTCTACACTAATGATATCCTATCAACTGATGGTGAAGATGGAGCTTTTGATGTGCTTTTGGGTAAAACGACACTGTTTCCTCCAAATATTTTGTTGGAACATGATGTTCCTGTCTACAAGGCTGTGCAGAAGCCTGGGGAGTTTGTAATTACCTTTCCAAGAGCTTATCATGCTGGATTCAGTCATG GTTTCAACTGCGGTGAGGCTGTGAACTTTGCTATTGGTGATTGGTTTCCTTTGGGGGCTGTAGCAAGCTTGCGTTATGCACATCTCAACAGGGTGCCTCTCCTTCCTCACGAGGAACTTCTGTGCAAAGAAGCTATGCTTCTCAATACAAGTTTAGAACTGGAAGATTTGGAATATTCAGCGGCAGATTTGGCCTCTCATCATTCCATTAAGGTTTCATTTGTAAAGCTGATGCGTTTCCTGCACCGGGCACGTTGGTCTGTCATGAAATCAAGGGCATGCAGCAGTATATCTCCAAATTATTATAGAACTGTTGTCTGCACTCTGTGCAAACGTGACTGCTATGTTGCTTTCATTAACTGCAGCTGTTACTCTCATCCTATTTGCCTGCGACATG ATATTAAGTCACTTGGCTTCCCATGTGGGGGCTATCATGGTCTTTTCTTGAGGGATGATGTAGCAGAGATGGAAGCTGTGGCCCAGAAGTTTGAGCAGGAAGATGTCATATCAAAAGAGATTGAGCAACAAGCTGAAAATGGTGATGACTTGTATTCATATCCACTGTCAAATTTGTTCCAGACTGATGTAGAAGATGGATACTTTCCATATTGTGACATTAGTGTTGTTTTGAATCCTGAGATTGCTGCAATAAGTACAACTACGGGTCAACCACTAGAACATATACAGCCTAAAATGAGTCATGACACTGGTAATTTTCGAGCTGAACTGACAGATGCATTCTCTTCTTTTGCTGCATCAACAATCTGTTCTTTTGTGGAGCAAGTTGGATCCTCTCCTAAAAAT CAGGTACAGGGGCTAGCTAACCTAGGAAACACTAATGGTAAAGGGTTATCTGAAGAAGTCTCTCGAAATACATATGAATCTTCTGCATCCTGTTTGTGTCGTGAAGATCGTCCAGGTAACCATCATGGCAATGTTCATGAACCAGAGAGTAGGTCTACAGTGGACCAAGACAGTGATGGGTCCGATTCAGAGATATTTAGGGTTAAACGACGTTCATTTTTGAAGATTGAGAAAAGAAATGCAAATGACACCATGTCATCAAAGAACTGTGAACACCAg GGGCTCAAACGATTAAAGAAACTCCAACACGAAGGAAGATGTGGGCAATCAACATCGTCTGAAGGCTGCAGAACTGATGAACCAAGTCGCAATATTAATTCCACTTCTGACTGTAAAGAAGCTCCAGAGAATGCTGTGAAGGAGAGGTTTGGAAGAGGAGGCGCCCTTCCCATTTCTATCAAGTATAAGAAGTTGGGCAACGAGGAAACAATGAGTAGGCAGCGAGAGCACCAGAGATATGATAGGTTCCACCACGAGTTTGGAAAGAGCACGAGGGAAACTGCTCCTCTAGAGATTGGGCCAAAGCGCCTTAAAGTCAGAGGCCCAACATCCCTAGGTTCAGAAAGCAGATTGGATTGA
- the LOC18606813 gene encoding lysine-specific demethylase JMJ706 isoform X2 produces the protein MVEGRVCLSKEAKNGLEFLKRKRLQRIKSETVSGTSGVTNLMARSGGDALRVSASCGMRLPGNAESISSSNGASSERDVFSKRKVNKFDTSDLEWTEKIPECPVYCPTKEEFEDPLVYLQQIAPEASKYGICKIISPLSATVPAGVVLMKENVGFKFTTRVQPLRLAEWDTDDRVTFFMSGRNYTFRDFEKMANKVFARRYCSAGCLPATYMEKEFWHEIACGKIESVEYACDVEGSAFSSSPSDPLGTSKWNLKKLSRLPKSILRLLETAIPGVTDPMLYIGMLFSIFAWHVEDHYLYSINYHHCGASKTWYGIPGHAALKFEKVVKEHVYTNDILSTDGEDGAFDVLLGKTTLFPPNILLEHDVPVYKAVQKPGEFVITFPRAYHAGFSHGFNCGEAVNFAIGDWFPLGAVASLRYAHLNRVPLLPHEELLCKEAMLLNTSLELEDLEYSAADLASHHSIKVSFVKLMRFLHRARWSVMKSRACSSISPNYYRTVVCTLCKRDCYVAFINCSCYSHPICLRHDIKSLGFPCGGYHGLFLRDDVAEMEAVAQKFEQEDVISKEIEQQAENGDDLYSYPLSNLFQTDVEDGYFPYCDISVVLNPEIAAISTTTGQPLEHIQPKMSHDTGNFRAELTDAFSSFAASTICSFVEQVGSSPKNVQGLANLGNTNGKGLSEEVSRNTYESSASCLCREDRPGNHHGNVHEPESRSTVDQDSDGSDSEIFRVKRRSFLKIEKRNANDTMSSKNCEHQGLKRLKKLQHEGRCGQSTSSEGCRTDEPSRNINSTSDCKEAPENAVKERFGRGGALPISIKYKKLGNEETMSRQREHQRYDRFHHEFGKSTRETAPLEIGPKRLKVRGPTSLGSESRLD, from the exons ATG GTGGAAGGAAGGGTGTGTTTGTCTAAAGAGGCAAAAAATGGGCTAGAGTTTCTGAAGCGTAAAAGGCTTCAGCGCATAAAATCAGAAACTGTCTCTGGGACATCTGGTGTGACAAATCTGATGGCTAGAAGTGGAGGAGATGCTTTGAGAGTTTCAGCATCATGTGGAATGAGATTACCTGGGAATGCAGAATCTATTTCTAGTTCAAATGGTGCTTCAAGTGAGAGGGACGTCTTTTCAAAGCGGAAGGTCAATAAGTTTGACACTAGTGATCTAGAATGGACAGAGAAAATTCCAGAATGTCCTGTATACTGCCCTACAAAGGAAGAGTTTGAAGATCCTCTGGTTTATTTGCAGCAGATAGCTCCTGAAGCTTCAAAATATG GTATATGCAAGATCATTTCCCCTTTAAGTGCTACTGTTCCTGCTGGAGTTGTATTGATGAAGGAGAATGTTGGATTCAAGTTCACAACTAGAGTACAGCCTCTTCGTCTTGCTGAGTGGGATACCGATGACAGAGTGACCTTTTTCATGAGTGGAAG AAATTATACATTTCGTGATTTCGAGAAAATGGCGAACAAGGTGTTTGCTCGTAGATATTGTAGTGCTGGTTGTCTTCCTGCAACATACATGGAAAAAGAATTTTGGCATGAAATTGCTTGTGGGAAGATAGAAAGTGTTGAATATGCTTGTGATGTTGAGGGTAGtgccttttcttcttctcccagTGACCCGCTTGGAACTAGCAAATGGAATTTGAAG aAACTCTCACGGCTGCCCAAGTCCATTTTGCGTCTTCTTGAAACAGCAATTCCG GGAGTAACTGACCCCATGCTTTACATTGGAATGCTGTTTAGTATCTTTGCTTGGCACGTGGAAGATCATTATTTGTATAG CATTAATTATCATCACTGTGGGGCTTCAAAAACTTGGTATGGCATACCTGGTCATGCTGCTTTAAAATTTGAGAAGGTTGTCAAGGAACATGTCTACACTAATGATATCCTATCAACTGATGGTGAAGATGGAGCTTTTGATGTGCTTTTGGGTAAAACGACACTGTTTCCTCCAAATATTTTGTTGGAACATGATGTTCCTGTCTACAAGGCTGTGCAGAAGCCTGGGGAGTTTGTAATTACCTTTCCAAGAGCTTATCATGCTGGATTCAGTCATG GTTTCAACTGCGGTGAGGCTGTGAACTTTGCTATTGGTGATTGGTTTCCTTTGGGGGCTGTAGCAAGCTTGCGTTATGCACATCTCAACAGGGTGCCTCTCCTTCCTCACGAGGAACTTCTGTGCAAAGAAGCTATGCTTCTCAATACAAGTTTAGAACTGGAAGATTTGGAATATTCAGCGGCAGATTTGGCCTCTCATCATTCCATTAAGGTTTCATTTGTAAAGCTGATGCGTTTCCTGCACCGGGCACGTTGGTCTGTCATGAAATCAAGGGCATGCAGCAGTATATCTCCAAATTATTATAGAACTGTTGTCTGCACTCTGTGCAAACGTGACTGCTATGTTGCTTTCATTAACTGCAGCTGTTACTCTCATCCTATTTGCCTGCGACATG ATATTAAGTCACTTGGCTTCCCATGTGGGGGCTATCATGGTCTTTTCTTGAGGGATGATGTAGCAGAGATGGAAGCTGTGGCCCAGAAGTTTGAGCAGGAAGATGTCATATCAAAAGAGATTGAGCAACAAGCTGAAAATGGTGATGACTTGTATTCATATCCACTGTCAAATTTGTTCCAGACTGATGTAGAAGATGGATACTTTCCATATTGTGACATTAGTGTTGTTTTGAATCCTGAGATTGCTGCAATAAGTACAACTACGGGTCAACCACTAGAACATATACAGCCTAAAATGAGTCATGACACTGGTAATTTTCGAGCTGAACTGACAGATGCATTCTCTTCTTTTGCTGCATCAACAATCTGTTCTTTTGTGGAGCAAGTTGGATCCTCTCCTAAAAAT GTACAGGGGCTAGCTAACCTAGGAAACACTAATGGTAAAGGGTTATCTGAAGAAGTCTCTCGAAATACATATGAATCTTCTGCATCCTGTTTGTGTCGTGAAGATCGTCCAGGTAACCATCATGGCAATGTTCATGAACCAGAGAGTAGGTCTACAGTGGACCAAGACAGTGATGGGTCCGATTCAGAGATATTTAGGGTTAAACGACGTTCATTTTTGAAGATTGAGAAAAGAAATGCAAATGACACCATGTCATCAAAGAACTGTGAACACCAg GGGCTCAAACGATTAAAGAAACTCCAACACGAAGGAAGATGTGGGCAATCAACATCGTCTGAAGGCTGCAGAACTGATGAACCAAGTCGCAATATTAATTCCACTTCTGACTGTAAAGAAGCTCCAGAGAATGCTGTGAAGGAGAGGTTTGGAAGAGGAGGCGCCCTTCCCATTTCTATCAAGTATAAGAAGTTGGGCAACGAGGAAACAATGAGTAGGCAGCGAGAGCACCAGAGATATGATAGGTTCCACCACGAGTTTGGAAAGAGCACGAGGGAAACTGCTCCTCTAGAGATTGGGCCAAAGCGCCTTAAAGTCAGAGGCCCAACATCCCTAGGTTCAGAAAGCAGATTGGATTGA